In Paenibacillus hexagrammi, the following are encoded in one genomic region:
- a CDS encoding cold-inducible protein YdjO-related protein — protein MQIWSCTKEGCKGWMRDNFAFETQPLCCLCSSPMVRNMKLLPQLINSNNDLKALKRGVRIQP, from the coding sequence ATTCAAATTTGGTCTTGTACGAAGGAAGGGTGTAAGGGATGGATGCGGGATAATTTTGCATTTGAAACCCAACCACTCTGCTGTTTATGCTCATCACCTATGGTTAGGAATATGAAGCTGCTGCCGCAGCTTATTAATTCTAACAACGATTTAAAGGCGCTTAAGAGAGGCGTTCGGATTCAGCCGTAA
- a CDS encoding cold-shock protein, whose protein sequence is MQTGTVKWFNSEKGFGFIEVEGGSDVFVHFSAIQGDGFKSLDEGQSVQFNVVQGNRGPQAENVTKIY, encoded by the coding sequence ATGCAAACAGGTACAGTAAAATGGTTCAACAGTGAAAAAGGTTTTGGATTTATTGAAGTCGAAGGTGGAAGCGATGTATTCGTACATTTCAGTGCGATTCAGGGCGACGGCTTCAAATCGTTGGACGAAGGCCAGTCCGTTCAATTCAATGTGGTTCAAGGAAATCGCGGACCGCAAGCTGAGAACGTTACAAAAATTTACTAA
- a CDS encoding TIGR02679 domain-containing protein: protein MSQQEGVIHVAVGTDVTRIERARRYFSLPGFERMLREVWKRYAGLEEAKGHAVVRGATAEECEALNSFFGWYKRPGTDIRISLAQFETELQESAFPFTITELHEIMTGSPLLTKSDLKLLAETEWHSLFGKIEEAYMDAPVHLAQAVQDWLAGLKTGAAGGYRTLRELWRSSPEAAERELGIAVRAWQLLLTGEAGRLVGDQARAAIRIPVLAALAAGQPHALDRNQAAGRLFFQALRSALQEGQSLSEADASSPGEITNVASGIDSLVARSIYRSVGLLDDDISSSVHLYHPSGGAMKGPYVMTLRQVDAAPVLPLVQHIYVVENPAVFSTLVDAADKRSFVGSVEDQDTVGPLLMCTSGPASAAALRLLDRYIEEGRMRGSLYYSGDFDIKGVEIGNVLALRYAERFVPWFFDGDHYRKRVEIGSQMFVPFSNEEKARLARTQAEWDESLCVTMGSRGYKLFQEQFIVPLAQTWMLGLGSE from the coding sequence TTGAGTCAGCAGGAGGGAGTGATTCACGTAGCCGTTGGAACAGACGTGACTCGGATCGAGAGAGCAAGAAGGTACTTCTCGCTGCCGGGGTTCGAGCGGATGCTGCGAGAGGTGTGGAAAAGGTATGCGGGATTGGAAGAAGCGAAGGGGCATGCTGTTGTGCGAGGAGCGACAGCCGAGGAATGCGAGGCGCTTAATTCATTCTTTGGCTGGTACAAGCGGCCTGGAACTGATATCCGAATTTCATTGGCGCAGTTTGAGACGGAGCTACAGGAATCAGCATTTCCTTTTACTATTACTGAACTGCATGAGATCATGACGGGGAGCCCGTTGTTGACGAAATCAGACTTGAAGCTGCTAGCGGAAACCGAGTGGCATTCTTTATTCGGGAAGATTGAAGAAGCATATATGGATGCGCCTGTACACCTCGCACAGGCTGTTCAGGACTGGCTCGCCGGGTTAAAAACTGGTGCGGCGGGCGGCTACCGAACGCTTCGGGAACTATGGCGAAGTTCCCCTGAGGCGGCTGAGCGAGAACTGGGGATTGCGGTAAGGGCTTGGCAATTGCTGCTCACAGGAGAAGCGGGAAGATTAGTAGGGGATCAAGCGCGGGCGGCGATCCGAATTCCAGTGCTGGCTGCTCTGGCGGCGGGACAGCCTCACGCGCTGGACCGGAACCAAGCAGCAGGCCGGTTGTTCTTTCAGGCACTGCGTTCGGCACTGCAGGAAGGACAATCCCTCAGCGAAGCGGATGCCTCAAGTCCCGGAGAAATCACAAACGTAGCCTCTGGCATTGACAGCCTGGTCGCCAGGAGCATTTATCGCAGCGTTGGTCTCCTGGATGATGATATCTCGTCATCTGTTCATCTCTATCATCCTAGCGGGGGAGCTATGAAAGGCCCGTATGTGATGACGCTTAGACAGGTGGATGCCGCCCCTGTGTTGCCGCTTGTTCAGCATATCTATGTTGTAGAAAATCCTGCTGTATTTTCTACCCTTGTAGATGCGGCGGATAAGCGTTCGTTTGTCGGGTCAGTAGAAGATCAAGATACTGTCGGACCTTTGCTGATGTGTACAAGCGGTCCTGCCAGCGCTGCCGCACTGCGGTTACTAGATCGATATATCGAAGAAGGCCGGATGCGGGGCAGTTTGTACTATTCAGGAGATTTTGATATTAAAGGTGTTGAGATTGGTAATGTTCTAGCTCTGCGGTACGCTGAACGCTTTGTTCCGTGGTTTTTTGATGGGGATCATTATAGAAAACGCGTTGAGATTGGTAGTCAAATGTTTGTACCGTTCTCCAATGAGGAGAAAGCTCGACTTGCGAGGACGCAAGCCGAGTGGGACGAATCACTTTGTGTAACAATGGGTTCAAGGGGCTATAAATTGTTTCAAGAGCAGTTTATTGTTCCGCTGGCACAAACATGGATGCTCGGGCTTGGAAGCGAGTAG
- a CDS encoding SbcC/MukB-like Walker B domain-containing protein, whose protein sequence is MIGHFRAQITSAKQSAQEEQESLRQHLYRALDYRSWFRFELKYRKGEQTGYRPLTDARFNVLSGGEKAMAMYIPLFAATWSRYSDARSDAPRLISLDEAFAGVDEENMRDMFKLLTDMGFDYMMTSQVLWGCFDTVPKLAIYEIYRPKDVDFVTLFRYRWNGSRKEYVEGGIRA, encoded by the coding sequence ATGATTGGGCATTTCCGGGCGCAAATCACCAGCGCCAAGCAGTCCGCGCAGGAGGAGCAGGAGTCGCTTCGTCAGCATCTGTATCGTGCTCTTGATTACCGCAGTTGGTTCCGATTCGAGCTTAAATATCGTAAGGGGGAACAAACAGGATACCGCCCGCTGACCGATGCAAGGTTTAACGTGCTGAGTGGCGGCGAGAAGGCCATGGCGATGTACATTCCGCTTTTCGCGGCTACATGGTCCCGTTATTCCGATGCGCGCTCGGACGCTCCGCGTCTCATCTCGCTGGATGAAGCATTTGCTGGAGTAGATGAAGAGAACATGCGGGATATGTTTAAGTTGCTGACCGACATGGGCTTTGACTATATGATGACTTCCCAGGTACTGTGGGGGTGTTTTGACACGGTGCCGAAGCTTGCGATCTACGAAATTTACCGTCCAAAGGATGTTGACTTCGTCACGCTCTTCCGCTATCGCTGGAACGGCAGTCGGAAGGAATATGTGGAAGGCGGTATACGGGCTTGA
- a CDS encoding TIGR02680 family protein — MESTYTQQNAQTRDKDGQETGRWQMNRVGILNFWYYDEEEFQLEEGRLILRGSNGSGKSVTMQSFLPLVLDGDKRAHRLDPFGSRDRRIEYYLIGEEDSGKTDATGYLWMEFKHGRTGAFKTVGIGLRARRNAQQVQFWGFLLEDGRRIGRDFWLYDRNRWLEDELRIPLDRKGLEAKIGSGGQVVHDQKSYQELVNKQIFGFADGDAFQDLLQLMIQLRSPKLSKDFKPTAIYDILHQALPPLLEEELRPLSEVLEDMDQMADRLDEIKRHRSEMMKLQERYDLYNKQVLFVKSEQMLDAKAAYDEVASRVKASEETLGLAVSDKAAALSRQSSIQIRVQEIAAERGVLEQHEAIGKQREYEAASKTLEDTDKQLERSKDKVAKGRIKQERLERDGQDTEARKDASEREQRELLDEMEAMAGDMEFAGHAIYHRSWMKDVPAGDAWRDGWRKDVKAHREAIDLALAKAVQEKAAASLVKERELEMGEASRIRDEAERERADKERQLDEQKEAIKDEIIDWQGDLRHMEFDDEAVRETFSEIRLYGSGSGHTASLEPIRAAMLNRYASTRDKMVAQRIRIENERQAYLTEQDVLRQEKLGWEQSREPEPKRNAGRLAARSRKGQGEGAPLFAACDFRTHVTDEAKARIEEALERSGLLDAWISPEGQLGACDTGEEEMWIMPNPLEFGFTLADLLVAAPAENSGLTSDAVDRVLRSFLWDEEGHFVGDSDWHGVIAADGSYRLGPLVGKTSVKPRAEYIGKETRERTRLMEISRLEEAIAVLTSRIDEVERQVVKQLDAERELAEERDAFPSGDDLLQSASDWQAATYRLQAAAHQEERAIERYKSKSAEWRELQRELHGLTTGWTRLKREKELAEAIAILRDYEGCLSELHSAWRQYQDAQTTWQRLQDELESVVAELEDEEILADELDERRRKYRAEVETLRQLIEELGLADVARKLQELRTELTGLLARSKEQEALLDEAKSKEARAEAQLVLLNEHEVELRTKLERARGLWQGEYRRGLVADWRARADETGDPDGSGASTFAQAKDIRRQYETLFAARNAENILNRLLEQFNAARMLLTEYVLETLTDEASGRLLLLSMRNVQQPLPPQALLEELEEQEAEQSSLLSEKDRELYEEIILRSVGESNSATDSPCRAVGEADEQADGGARYVQWPALEIGMGAEAGVRGSTVGCLRSGGTTQTRLATASGGRD, encoded by the coding sequence ATGGAATCTACGTATACACAACAGAATGCTCAGACAAGGGATAAGGACGGTCAAGAGACGGGCCGATGGCAGATGAATCGTGTCGGGATTCTCAACTTCTGGTATTACGATGAAGAGGAATTCCAGCTGGAGGAAGGCAGGTTGATTCTTCGCGGGTCGAATGGCTCCGGTAAATCGGTTACGATGCAAAGCTTTTTGCCGCTCGTATTGGATGGAGATAAGCGGGCGCACCGGCTCGACCCTTTCGGTTCGCGGGATCGGAGAATTGAATACTATCTGATTGGGGAGGAAGACAGCGGGAAGACGGATGCGACAGGCTATCTGTGGATGGAGTTCAAGCACGGACGGACCGGTGCGTTCAAGACGGTGGGCATTGGACTGCGGGCGAGGAGGAATGCGCAGCAAGTACAATTCTGGGGCTTTTTGTTGGAAGACGGTAGACGAATAGGCCGTGATTTCTGGCTCTATGACCGTAATCGTTGGTTGGAAGACGAGCTGCGGATACCGCTTGATCGGAAGGGACTCGAGGCCAAGATCGGCTCCGGGGGACAGGTTGTGCACGATCAGAAGTCGTATCAGGAGCTAGTGAATAAACAGATTTTTGGTTTTGCAGATGGGGATGCTTTTCAGGATTTGCTGCAGCTTATGATTCAATTGCGTAGTCCGAAGCTGTCCAAGGATTTTAAGCCTACGGCTATTTACGACATTCTTCATCAAGCACTGCCGCCGCTGCTGGAGGAGGAGCTTCGTCCTCTGTCGGAGGTGCTTGAGGATATGGATCAAATGGCCGACAGACTTGATGAAATTAAAAGGCATCGCAGTGAAATGATGAAGCTGCAAGAGCGATACGATTTATATAACAAACAGGTGCTCTTTGTGAAGTCGGAGCAGATGTTGGATGCTAAAGCTGCGTATGATGAAGTTGCATCCAGAGTGAAGGCTTCCGAGGAGACCTTGGGACTTGCGGTAAGTGATAAAGCAGCAGCCTTGTCGCGGCAGAGCTCCATTCAGATCAGGGTACAGGAAATTGCAGCAGAACGTGGTGTGCTGGAGCAGCACGAGGCGATCGGTAAGCAAAGAGAGTATGAGGCTGCTTCGAAGACGCTGGAGGATACGGACAAGCAACTGGAGCGTTCCAAGGACAAAGTGGCCAAAGGACGGATCAAGCAAGAACGATTGGAGCGAGATGGACAGGATACAGAGGCCAGGAAGGATGCATCTGAACGGGAACAGCGGGAGCTGCTAGACGAGATGGAGGCGATGGCCGGAGATATGGAATTTGCCGGTCATGCCATTTACCACAGGTCATGGATGAAAGATGTGCCTGCAGGTGATGCTTGGAGAGATGGCTGGCGGAAGGATGTGAAGGCACACCGGGAAGCGATTGATCTGGCTTTGGCCAAGGCTGTTCAGGAGAAGGCTGCTGCTTCGCTGGTGAAGGAACGTGAGCTTGAGATGGGTGAAGCGAGCCGAATTCGAGATGAAGCCGAACGTGAGCGGGCGGATAAGGAAAGGCAGTTGGACGAACAGAAAGAAGCGATTAAGGACGAGATTATAGACTGGCAAGGCGACTTGCGCCACATGGAGTTTGACGACGAGGCCGTTCGGGAGACGTTCAGTGAGATACGCTTGTATGGTTCTGGATCGGGGCATACCGCATCACTTGAACCAATCCGTGCAGCGATGTTAAATCGGTATGCAAGTACCCGAGACAAAATGGTCGCGCAGCGAATAAGGATTGAGAACGAGCGACAGGCTTATCTGACCGAGCAAGATGTGCTGCGTCAAGAAAAGCTCGGCTGGGAACAAAGCCGCGAGCCGGAGCCTAAGCGCAATGCGGGGCGCTTGGCGGCCCGCAGCAGGAAGGGGCAAGGCGAAGGCGCACCGTTGTTCGCTGCTTGTGATTTTAGAACGCATGTGACGGATGAAGCAAAGGCTCGTATTGAAGAGGCATTGGAACGCTCCGGTCTTCTGGACGCCTGGATATCACCTGAGGGTCAGCTTGGCGCATGCGACACGGGTGAGGAAGAGATGTGGATTATGCCGAATCCACTGGAGTTCGGTTTCACTCTTGCGGACTTACTGGTCGCTGCCCCCGCGGAGAACAGTGGATTGACCTCGGATGCCGTGGACAGGGTGCTAAGAAGCTTTCTGTGGGATGAGGAAGGGCATTTTGTTGGGGACAGTGACTGGCATGGAGTGATTGCTGCCGACGGCTCTTATCGACTGGGACCATTGGTAGGTAAAACCAGTGTGAAGCCGCGCGCGGAGTATATTGGCAAAGAAACCCGCGAGCGTACGCGTCTCATGGAAATCTCCAGATTGGAAGAGGCGATTGCTGTCCTGACGAGTAGAATTGACGAAGTAGAACGGCAAGTTGTTAAGCAGCTGGACGCTGAGCGTGAGCTTGCAGAGGAACGCGATGCGTTCCCGAGCGGCGATGATTTGCTGCAGAGCGCCAGCGATTGGCAAGCTGCTACTTATCGCCTGCAAGCTGCTGCCCATCAGGAAGAGCGGGCCATCGAGCGGTATAAGTCGAAGTCTGCCGAGTGGCGAGAGCTTCAGCGTGAATTGCATGGACTAACGACTGGCTGGACACGGCTAAAAAGGGAGAAGGAGTTGGCGGAGGCTATCGCGATCCTTCGCGATTATGAAGGCTGTCTCTCCGAGCTGCACTCTGCATGGCGGCAGTACCAGGATGCTCAGACAACGTGGCAGAGATTGCAAGATGAACTGGAATCTGTTGTTGCTGAGTTGGAAGACGAGGAGATACTCGCTGACGAGCTTGATGAGCGGCGGCGGAAGTATCGGGCAGAGGTTGAAACGCTAAGACAACTCATTGAGGAACTGGGGCTCGCCGACGTAGCCCGCAAGCTCCAGGAGCTTCGCACCGAGCTCACAGGGTTGCTGGCACGGAGCAAGGAGCAGGAAGCGCTTCTGGATGAAGCGAAGAGCAAAGAGGCGCGTGCGGAGGCTCAATTGGTGCTGCTGAATGAGCATGAGGTAGAGCTTCGCACAAAGCTGGAACGTGCGAGGGGGCTGTGGCAAGGCGAATATCGCCGTGGTTTGGTGGCCGATTGGCGCGCCAGGGCAGACGAGACAGGCGACCCGGACGGTTCAGGGGCTTCTACATTTGCACAAGCGAAGGACATCAGGAGACAATATGAGACTCTGTTCGCAGCGCGTAACGCCGAGAATATCCTGAATCGATTGCTGGAGCAGTTTAATGCAGCGCGCATGTTGTTAACTGAATATGTGCTGGAGACGCTAACGGATGAGGCATCTGGACGGTTATTGCTGCTGTCGATGCGCAATGTTCAGCAACCTCTGCCGCCCCAAGCGCTGCTTGAGGAACTGGAGGAGCAGGAAGCGGAGCAGAGTTCTCTATTAAGCGAGAAGGACCGCGAACTGTATGAAGAAATTATTTTACGCAGTGTAGGGGAAAGCAATTCGGCAACGGATTCACCGTGCCGAGCAGTGGGTGAGGCAGATGAACAAGCTGATGGAGGAGCGCGATACGTCCAGTGGCCTGCGCTTGAAATTGGAATGGGAGCCGAAGCCGGCGTCCGGGGATCAACAGTTGGATGTCTTCGATCTGGTGGAACTACTCAAACGCGACTCGCAACGGCTTCGGGAGGACGAGATTGA
- a CDS encoding TIGR02678 family protein, whose amino-acid sequence MATGALHRASKRARNAEQLAERKRACVHALLNRPWVAKEDDADLYFTIKDHYEELRDWLMDKAGFPLIVTRTIAKLDKTPVKAYPWMGFTEFREKRDYVFFTYGLWYLEGKTELDQFLLSDIVEEIREQLVADGMEADWANYFDRLAMARALKKLRSLGVLHNVDGDESSWAQDADRNALYECSPNARYVLRRFPRDLTGCSQLADLEDPIPYASTQEGQSMRRRHRVYRRLLLEPVVADRQWDEDDLNYVLWQRRAIMDQLEKMLGWVGRRYREGLLFFHPELTAESDLFPTLSAASDLALLAAGEIRKMLSKEAGLHAEEYGMVRLTKAELETIFYQLQERHKAFWSKELREFSSQELAELCMKHLAEWGFGEHEGESSFLISPILGRWQAEYANTDFDRE is encoded by the coding sequence ATGGCGACAGGAGCATTACACAGAGCAAGCAAGCGTGCGAGGAATGCAGAGCAATTGGCCGAACGCAAGCGTGCGTGTGTGCATGCGCTGCTTAACAGGCCGTGGGTGGCGAAGGAAGACGATGCAGATTTGTATTTTACAATTAAGGATCATTATGAAGAACTGCGGGACTGGTTGATGGATAAAGCGGGGTTTCCGCTCATTGTCACCAGGACGATCGCCAAGCTGGACAAGACACCGGTTAAAGCTTATCCGTGGATGGGCTTCACGGAATTCCGCGAGAAGCGGGACTATGTTTTTTTTACTTACGGACTATGGTATTTGGAAGGAAAGACGGAGCTGGATCAGTTCTTGCTCTCGGATATTGTGGAAGAGATACGTGAACAGCTTGTTGCTGACGGTATGGAGGCCGACTGGGCAAATTACTTTGACCGACTGGCTATGGCGCGAGCGCTTAAGAAATTGAGGTCACTCGGCGTGCTTCATAATGTGGACGGGGATGAAAGTAGCTGGGCTCAGGATGCGGACCGCAATGCATTGTATGAGTGTTCGCCGAATGCTCGTTATGTGCTCAGACGGTTTCCACGCGATCTGACAGGATGTTCGCAGCTAGCGGACCTGGAAGACCCGATTCCCTATGCGAGCACGCAGGAAGGCCAGTCGATGCGCCGCAGGCATCGCGTGTATCGGAGACTGTTGCTGGAGCCGGTTGTAGCCGACAGACAGTGGGATGAGGATGACTTGAATTATGTGCTGTGGCAGCGGAGAGCCATTATGGATCAGTTGGAAAAAATGCTTGGTTGGGTGGGGCGTCGCTATCGAGAGGGCTTGCTGTTTTTCCACCCGGAGTTGACCGCGGAGAGCGATTTGTTCCCCACACTGTCGGCAGCATCAGATTTGGCGCTGCTTGCAGCAGGAGAAATCCGCAAAATGTTATCGAAAGAAGCCGGGTTGCATGCGGAGGAATACGGGATGGTTAGGCTGACAAAGGCGGAGCTGGAGACCATATTCTATCAATTGCAGGAACGGCATAAAGCCTTCTGGAGCAAGGAGCTAAGGGAGTTTTCCTCGCAAGAACTGGCGGAGTTGTGTATGAAACATTTGGCTGAATGGGGCTTTGGAGAGCATGAGGGAGAGTCCTCATTTCTCATATCGCCGATACTGGGCAGATGGCAGGCAGAGTATGCCAATACGGATTTTGACAGGGAATAA
- a CDS encoding TIGR02677 family protein, translating to MEMKGAGLSVQSLRGVPELKYVNADNVVRYRAIMRFFYQEYKRLRYWLKPEEVFEALAAWNVWPDYTLEMCQNDLDQLVGWKNLTARHDGGRSSTLEEYLRKKMQYLLRPYSIEIERLLESLEKVTGYGGSLEASLFDTIADKLFTIRSEAGLMQPEAALELWNVLYRSFVSLHENAADYIASLQTARAEEMLVTEAFLLFKEKLTDYLQNFIQALQRSAYKIEGNLLRINENIRDQFLELVVEGELNKPRLEEGPDKEEMLEEMRQGWANIQRWFIGEGSSLSELTLLERATKDAIARIVRSAIRIQERKRSGLSRKKELEHLARWFASVETVDEAHRLSALVFGLFPTRHLQGEDLRDSDSSDMSSWEERPTMRTLRSRSRKRGERQQSDAVRDNELRKQREREAFMLRQAEEWRMIETLLKRGSVRISELGPVTAKERMRLLQWIGRCMTAGTTYSFVTPEGVRIRMNNPRTTERTVMYAEDGELEMADYEMYFMLTEATSGMVAEAATASEERQEL from the coding sequence ATGGAAATGAAAGGAGCGGGATTGTCCGTACAGTCGCTGCGAGGAGTGCCTGAACTGAAGTATGTGAATGCGGATAATGTTGTGCGTTATCGGGCGATTATGCGATTTTTTTATCAGGAGTATAAGAGGTTAAGGTATTGGCTGAAGCCGGAAGAGGTGTTTGAAGCTCTCGCTGCTTGGAACGTGTGGCCGGATTATACGTTGGAGATGTGCCAGAACGATCTTGATCAGCTAGTAGGGTGGAAAAACTTGACTGCACGCCACGACGGTGGGCGTTCCTCGACGCTGGAGGAATATTTGCGGAAGAAGATGCAATATTTACTGCGTCCATATTCGATTGAAATTGAGAGATTGCTAGAGTCGTTGGAAAAGGTAACCGGCTACGGCGGGTCGTTGGAGGCTTCTCTGTTCGATACGATAGCAGACAAGCTGTTCACGATTCGCAGCGAAGCCGGGCTCATGCAACCGGAAGCTGCGCTAGAGCTGTGGAATGTGTTGTACCGCTCTTTTGTCAGTTTGCACGAGAATGCGGCCGATTATATTGCCAGCTTGCAGACGGCCAGAGCGGAGGAAATGCTGGTAACGGAAGCATTTCTTCTATTTAAGGAGAAGCTGACGGATTACTTGCAGAATTTTATTCAGGCGCTTCAGCGAAGTGCTTATAAAATCGAGGGCAATCTGCTTCGGATTAATGAAAATATTCGAGATCAATTTTTGGAACTGGTTGTGGAAGGGGAGTTAAACAAGCCCAGGTTGGAAGAGGGACCTGATAAGGAGGAGATGTTGGAAGAAATGAGACAAGGCTGGGCGAATATCCAGCGCTGGTTCATTGGCGAAGGTTCTTCGCTCAGCGAGTTGACGCTCCTGGAGCGAGCGACCAAGGATGCGATCGCACGCATTGTGCGCAGTGCGATTCGCATTCAGGAGCGTAAACGTTCTGGGCTTAGCCGGAAAAAAGAGCTAGAACATCTGGCTCGGTGGTTTGCTTCCGTGGAGACTGTGGATGAGGCGCATCGTTTGTCCGCCTTGGTGTTTGGGCTATTTCCTACACGGCATCTGCAAGGGGAGGATTTACGCGATTCCGACAGTTCGGATATGTCTTCGTGGGAGGAGCGTCCGACGATGCGCACGCTTCGCTCACGCAGCCGCAAGCGTGGTGAACGACAGCAATCGGATGCAGTGCGCGATAACGAGCTGCGCAAACAGCGCGAGAGGGAAGCTTTCATGTTGCGGCAGGCGGAGGAGTGGCGGATGATTGAGACGCTGCTGAAGCGGGGGAGTGTCCGCATCTCTGAGTTAGGCCCCGTTACAGCCAAGGAACGCATGCGGCTGTTGCAATGGATCGGCAGGTGCATGACCGCCGGGACTACGTATTCGTTCGTCACGCCGGAAGGGGTTCGCATCCGCATGAATAATCCGCGAACAACTGAACGGACGGTGATGTATGCCGAGGACGGAGAGCTGGAGATGGCGGACTATGAGATGTATTTTATGTTGACGGAAGCGACGTCAGGTATGGTTGCGGAAGCAGCGACGGCCAGTGAAGAAAGGCAGGAACTGTAG
- a CDS encoding retropepsin-like aspartic protease, with amino-acid sequence MAVDLRLLHGLPIVCIDVVFLGRQLRLENVLLDTGSAGTILDADKVAEIGVRPEGTDRTAIIHGVGGTEIVFTKWLDAVALGDWTVNECKVEIGAMDYGIEIDGILGFDFIRTAGLIIDTNKMQVYAPH; translated from the coding sequence ATGGCGGTAGATTTGAGGCTGTTGCACGGATTACCCATTGTTTGTATTGATGTTGTGTTCTTGGGTCGTCAACTTCGTCTGGAAAATGTGTTGCTGGACACTGGTTCGGCTGGAACTATCTTGGATGCGGATAAGGTCGCAGAAATTGGCGTAAGACCGGAAGGTACTGATCGAACGGCAATTATTCATGGTGTTGGTGGAACGGAAATCGTTTTTACAAAGTGGCTTGATGCTGTGGCTTTAGGTGATTGGACAGTGAATGAGTGCAAAGTTGAAATTGGGGCTATGGATTATGGTATAGAAATTGATGGTATCCTTGGGTTCGATTTCATTCGGACAGCAGGACTAATAATTGATACAAATAAGATGCAAGTGTATGCTCCTCATTAA
- the tnpC gene encoding IS66 family transposase, which produces MSPSEQLQKMEHRIGDLEKENKRLQETVQFLTQKLYGKSSEKTALLPVGVEQLSLFDEAETAASRTAQEPTTQQIQSYQRKKQVGERAELLQDLPHEKRLFQVQDRCCDVCHSELVLVGEEFVRTEVEFIPARVQAIAIYRETLECRTCRKEDKPQMKKAATPTPVIQHSMASASSVAWVMHQKFVNSMPLYRQEKEWKSIGLDLSRATMANWMIAASRDWLKPLVNRLHGLLVKERYLHADETPLQVMNEKGRKNTTDSYMWIYSSGQHSEHPIRIFEYQPGRGAKYPQAFLKGFKGYLHSDAYSGYANLTGTTSCLCWAHLRRKFVEALPPEAKQSAESLASRGVAYCNKLFELESQFKSHTAEDRKEQRLVQEKPVLDAFWSWVETAKGKVLPKSKLGEALKYAHNHKQELMNYLQDGNCVISNNLAENSIRPFTVGRKNWLFSGSPRGATASAAIYSIVETAKANGLNPYKYLVYLLQQLPSAAFRQQPELLDACLPWSTEVQKHCT; this is translated from the coding sequence ATGAGCCCCTCGGAACAGCTACAAAAAATGGAACATCGCATCGGCGACCTGGAAAAAGAGAATAAGCGGCTACAAGAAACCGTGCAATTTCTAACGCAGAAGCTTTACGGCAAAAGCTCCGAGAAAACAGCTCTCCTCCCCGTAGGAGTGGAGCAACTGTCTTTATTTGATGAGGCAGAGACAGCAGCTTCACGAACTGCACAAGAGCCGACCACCCAGCAGATCCAAAGCTACCAGCGGAAGAAGCAGGTAGGTGAACGAGCGGAGCTGCTTCAGGATCTTCCGCATGAAAAGCGACTATTTCAGGTTCAGGACCGTTGTTGTGACGTATGTCATAGCGAGCTTGTCTTGGTGGGCGAAGAGTTTGTGCGCACGGAGGTGGAGTTTATCCCTGCCCGTGTTCAAGCCATTGCTATCTACAGAGAAACCCTGGAGTGCCGGACATGCCGTAAAGAGGACAAACCTCAAATGAAAAAGGCAGCGACGCCTACGCCGGTCATCCAGCATTCGATGGCCTCCGCTTCCTCTGTGGCATGGGTCATGCACCAGAAATTTGTGAACAGCATGCCCCTGTACCGTCAGGAGAAGGAATGGAAGAGCATCGGTCTTGATCTGAGTAGAGCCACTATGGCGAATTGGATGATTGCGGCCTCAAGAGACTGGCTGAAACCACTCGTGAATCGACTGCATGGGCTGCTTGTAAAAGAGCGATATCTTCATGCAGATGAAACGCCCTTGCAGGTGATGAATGAGAAGGGACGGAAGAACACGACTGACTCTTACATGTGGATCTACAGCAGTGGGCAGCATAGTGAGCATCCCATACGAATCTTTGAATACCAACCAGGGCGAGGGGCGAAGTACCCGCAAGCGTTCCTGAAAGGATTCAAGGGATATCTACATAGCGACGCCTACTCGGGCTATGCGAATCTAACAGGGACAACATCCTGCCTGTGCTGGGCGCATCTTAGACGTAAGTTTGTTGAGGCGTTGCCACCAGAGGCGAAGCAGTCTGCAGAGTCGCTTGCAAGTAGAGGAGTCGCTTATTGCAACAAGCTTTTCGAGCTGGAGTCACAGTTTAAGTCACATACTGCTGAAGATCGAAAGGAGCAACGTCTGGTGCAGGAAAAACCTGTACTCGATGCTTTTTGGTCATGGGTAGAAACGGCCAAAGGTAAAGTTCTTCCTAAATCCAAGCTAGGCGAAGCACTGAAGTATGCGCATAACCATAAGCAAGAGTTGATGAATTACTTACAAGATGGGAACTGTGTGATCTCGAACAATTTAGCTGAAAACAGCATTCGTCCCTTTACCGTGGGTCGTAAAAACTGGTTGTTCAGCGGCAGCCCACGGGGTGCAACCGCAAGTGCAGCGATCTACAGCATCGTAGAGACCGCAAAGGCAAATGGATTGAACCCGTACAAATATCTAGTTTATCTGTTGCAACAATTACCATCGGCTGCATTTCGCCAGCAACCAGAGCTACTTGATGCGTGCCTTCCATGGAGTACGGAGGTTCAAAAACATTGTACATAA